One genomic segment of Desulforamulus reducens MI-1 includes these proteins:
- a CDS encoding GAF domain-containing sensor histidine kinase has translation MVKFEKNEELLNKLIGVRSTRLNHYVELRKTIEEMTKQNKRLEIINEIARSITVAMSYDEIIERTAEPLKEVIPYDLLSFCLLEGDQLVIKSGIPKEQVILGVGTVLPRENSAPWKAMREKKCFLRQNIWQDPEKYGEDRDLRKVGIRSAIMAPLLIQDNVIGTLNFGSNKTEAYSQKDFVFVQQLADQLAVCLQNSSLYGEVLKSQREWEATFRAVPDTLFTIDLDFTIMNINKVEVKGVHYRQLLGKKCYEVFGKDHKQCNPCPARNAFTTGKPANELITHTPDKIMDTFAYPLFDENGQTVGLVIYISDVTERIHIQSQLVQSAKLAAVGEMAAGVAHELNSPLTAILGDSQLLLRKFGQEHASYPMLVDIKNCGTRCKRIIQNLLAFSRQEQYHNESVCLNQVVENSLALVSYQIEKTNIRIKTNIHQELSPILGNKQQLEQVVVNFLLNAKDALYGDPAGIITITTGSLPKDSEVNEVFISVKDNGCGIEQSNISKIFNPFFTTKENFKGTGLGLSVSLGIAQSHGGRIVVQSELGQGSTFSLIIPAGQKGEKND, from the coding sequence ATGGTTAAATTTGAGAAAAATGAAGAGTTACTAAATAAACTTATCGGTGTTCGATCCACCAGGCTCAATCACTATGTTGAGCTTAGAAAAACCATTGAAGAAATGACCAAACAAAATAAAAGGTTAGAGATTATAAATGAAATAGCCCGTAGTATTACAGTAGCTATGTCCTATGACGAGATTATCGAGCGTACTGCGGAACCTCTTAAGGAAGTAATACCCTACGACCTCTTAAGCTTTTGCCTGCTGGAGGGGGATCAGTTGGTTATTAAGTCTGGTATTCCTAAGGAACAGGTAATTCTAGGGGTCGGTACGGTATTACCCAGGGAGAACTCTGCCCCTTGGAAAGCCATGCGGGAAAAAAAGTGCTTTTTGCGTCAAAATATTTGGCAAGACCCAGAAAAGTATGGAGAAGATAGGGACCTTAGAAAGGTAGGCATACGTTCTGCCATTATGGCACCCTTGCTAATTCAAGATAATGTAATTGGTACGCTAAACTTTGGCAGTAATAAAACCGAGGCCTATTCACAGAAGGACTTTGTGTTTGTTCAGCAATTGGCTGACCAGTTGGCGGTCTGCTTACAAAATAGCAGCTTGTATGGTGAGGTTTTAAAAAGCCAGAGAGAGTGGGAAGCAACGTTTCGTGCGGTACCCGATACGCTATTCACCATTGATTTGGATTTTACCATTATGAACATCAATAAGGTGGAAGTTAAAGGCGTTCATTACCGTCAATTGTTAGGAAAAAAATGCTATGAAGTATTTGGCAAAGATCATAAGCAATGCAACCCATGCCCGGCCAGAAATGCCTTTACCACCGGCAAACCGGCAAATGAACTAATCACCCATACCCCTGATAAAATTATGGATACCTTTGCTTACCCACTTTTTGATGAAAATGGTCAGACCGTGGGTTTAGTCATCTATATATCAGATGTTACAGAACGTATTCATATACAGAGTCAGCTTGTGCAATCCGCTAAGCTGGCGGCGGTGGGAGAAATGGCTGCGGGTGTGGCCCATGAATTGAACAGTCCCCTAACTGCAATTCTGGGTGATTCCCAACTTCTATTACGCAAATTTGGGCAGGAACATGCTAGCTATCCAATGCTAGTGGATATCAAGAATTGCGGAACCCGTTGCAAAAGAATAATCCAAAATTTATTGGCATTTTCAAGGCAAGAACAATATCACAATGAGTCTGTTTGTTTAAATCAGGTGGTTGAAAACAGCCTAGCCCTAGTTTCCTATCAAATTGAAAAGACCAATATACGTATTAAAACCAACATACACCAGGAGTTGTCCCCAATATTGGGTAATAAGCAGCAGTTAGAGCAAGTTGTGGTTAATTTTCTTCTAAATGCCAAAGATGCGTTATACGGAGACCCTGCAGGGATTATCACCATCACCACTGGCAGTTTACCAAAGGATTCCGAAGTTAATGAAGTTTTTATCTCGGTAAAAGATAATGGTTGTGGCATAGAACAGTCAAATATATCGAAAATTTTCAATCCTTTCTTTACAACTAAAGAAAATTTTAAAGGTACTGGGCTAGGTCTATCGGTCAGTTTGGGTATTGCACAAAGTCATGGAGGAAGGATAGTGGTTCAAAGTGAACTAGGGCAGGGAAGTACCTTCAGTTTAATCATCCCAGCTGGGCAGAAGGGTGAGAAGAATGACTAG
- a CDS encoding sigma-54-dependent transcriptional regulator, translating to MTRQIKVLIVDDEIEVCNFFRFLLLEKGYEVVTAYSGKELTAMLLQDSFELAFVDLRLLDTDGIKVLEQIKAVQPDCRVILMTGYSTVKTAVDAIKLGAYDYIEKPFEEIEELESLIDSALDTSRRVPQDNESFVKELFRNGIICSHRSPLVNALALAKKIASKNIAVLIQGETGVGKEVVARYIHSQSLRTSQPFIAVNCAAFTESLLESELFGHEKGSFTGAQGVRKGIFQIADGGTLFLDEVGNASPAIQAKLLRVLECGEFLPVGGEKIKRTDVRVISATNVSLIDAVAMKQFREDLYYRLNVLTLDIPPLRERKCDVEPLVNHFAKRFYSHENGHELIIEPAAIDILINYPWPGNVRELANVMAQAAALAEKGRITPDILPDQIKNKGENNFEKLNLLTGDNIEEIINQYSRALADQLATIPVDLNELSKKLKVAQHYITKRVVQEGLRRVNGNRVEAAEKMNCTTRVLRYYLNERD from the coding sequence ATGACTAGGCAGATAAAAGTGCTTATAGTAGATGATGAAATTGAGGTTTGTAATTTTTTTCGATTTCTCCTTTTGGAAAAGGGCTATGAGGTTGTTACGGCCTACTCAGGCAAGGAATTAACAGCAATGCTATTACAAGATTCCTTTGAATTAGCCTTTGTAGACTTAAGGCTGCTGGACACAGATGGTATTAAGGTGCTGGAGCAAATTAAAGCAGTTCAGCCAGATTGCAGGGTTATACTTATGACTGGCTACAGTACCGTAAAGACTGCTGTGGATGCTATAAAATTAGGGGCCTATGACTACATTGAAAAACCCTTTGAGGAAATAGAAGAACTAGAGTCGTTGATTGATTCAGCATTAGATACCTCGAGGAGAGTCCCCCAGGACAACGAGTCCTTTGTTAAGGAGTTGTTTAGGAACGGAATAATCTGTTCGCATAGAAGTCCCTTAGTAAACGCATTGGCATTGGCAAAAAAGATTGCTAGCAAAAACATAGCTGTTCTTATCCAGGGAGAAACTGGTGTGGGCAAAGAAGTGGTGGCTCGCTACATACACAGCCAGAGCCTACGAACCTCTCAGCCCTTCATAGCGGTCAATTGTGCTGCTTTTACTGAAAGTTTATTGGAAAGTGAGTTGTTCGGACATGAGAAGGGTTCCTTTACCGGAGCTCAAGGTGTACGCAAAGGGATATTCCAAATTGCCGATGGCGGGACCCTATTCCTAGATGAAGTGGGGAATGCCAGTCCAGCCATCCAAGCTAAATTACTACGGGTGCTGGAGTGCGGGGAGTTTCTACCTGTGGGAGGAGAAAAAATTAAGAGAACTGATGTTAGGGTTATTTCCGCTACCAATGTTTCCTTAATTGATGCTGTGGCTATGAAACAGTTTCGAGAGGACCTTTATTATCGTTTAAATGTGTTAACCCTGGACATCCCGCCCTTAAGGGAGCGGAAATGTGATGTTGAGCCCTTGGTTAACCATTTTGCAAAGCGGTTTTATAGTCATGAAAACGGCCATGAACTAATAATTGAGCCTGCCGCCATCGATATTCTAATAAATTACCCCTGGCCCGGCAACGTCAGGGAACTGGCCAATGTTATGGCCCAAGCGGCGGCTTTGGCTGAAAAGGGGAGGATAACCCCGGATATTCTGCCGGATCAAATTAAAAATAAGGGAGAAAATAACTTCGAAAAGCTAAATTTATTAACTGGGGATAATATTGAGGAAATTATTAACCAATATTCTCGTGCTTTGGCAGACCAGTTGGCTACAATTCCTGTGGATCTTAATGAATTGAGTAAAAAACTCAAGGTTGCCCAACATTATATTACAAAACGGGTGGTTCAGGAAGGTCTAAGAAGGGTTAATGGGAATCGAGTAGAGGCAGCAGAAAAGATGAATTGTACCACCAGGGTTTTGCGGTACTATCTAAATGAGAGAGACTAA
- a CDS encoding FAD binding domain-containing protein — MLKDYVLAKSVDDVLAELNTYAGKARIIAGGSDAMLDLNSGKLKTDCLIDITKIGELKKIDYMDGQIVIGAAVTHSEVKNSELIKTKAPLLSDASGSVGSLQIRNTATVVGNVLNAQPAADAAVALVALGAEAEIKDMTGTVYVPVEEMYAGVGKSTVDSTKQLVTAVKFSALVEGQGSAFVRLAQRGALALPMLNVAVVISLKEEKVEWVRIVMAPVAPKPIRARMAEKVLQNASVSEELIEEAARVACTEANPRNSALRGSAEYRKEVLEVLVKRALEQAISAAR, encoded by the coding sequence GTGTTAAAGGATTATGTACTCGCCAAATCGGTTGATGATGTTTTAGCTGAGCTTAACACATATGCAGGAAAAGCCAGGATCATTGCCGGTGGCTCAGATGCAATGCTGGATCTTAACTCAGGAAAACTCAAAACAGATTGTCTGATTGATATTACTAAGATCGGTGAACTCAAAAAGATTGATTATATGGATGGACAAATTGTCATAGGTGCTGCGGTAACACACAGTGAAGTAAAAAATTCGGAGTTAATTAAAACAAAGGCACCTCTATTGTCCGACGCTTCTGGATCAGTGGGATCGCTTCAAATTAGAAATACGGCTACGGTGGTTGGTAATGTTTTAAATGCCCAGCCCGCTGCAGATGCCGCAGTGGCTTTAGTTGCTTTGGGAGCCGAGGCAGAAATTAAAGACATGACAGGCACTGTTTATGTACCTGTTGAAGAAATGTATGCTGGAGTCGGTAAATCAACGGTTGATTCTACTAAACAACTGGTTACTGCTGTGAAATTTTCGGCCTTAGTTGAGGGGCAGGGTTCTGCCTTTGTAAGACTTGCTCAGAGGGGAGCACTGGCACTGCCTATGCTAAATGTTGCAGTTGTTATCTCTCTTAAGGAAGAAAAAGTAGAATGGGTTCGTATTGTCATGGCTCCAGTGGCCCCAAAACCAATTAGAGCAAGAATGGCAGAAAAAGTATTACAGAATGCATCCGTCAGTGAGGAGCTTATAGAAGAGGCTGCCAGGGTGGCCTGTACAGAAGCCAATCCCCGTAACAGTGCCCTAAGAGGTTCCGCGGAGTATAGAAAAGAAGTCTTGGAGGTTTTAGTCAAACGTGCACTGGAACAAGCTATATCCGCAGCAAGGTAA
- a CDS encoding (2Fe-2S)-binding protein translates to MKKKVLNFKLNGDPMELLVSPEDTLLDVLRDQLGLTGTKKGCGKGECGACTVIMNGKSVNSCIVPALQAMDSEVETIEGIGTSEKLHPLQETFIDHGAIQCGFCTPGMIMSAKALLDQNLAPTRTEIKEAIAGNICRCTGYVKIEEAVQSAAEIMKNNKEQ, encoded by the coding sequence GTGAAGAAGAAAGTATTGAATTTTAAGCTAAATGGGGATCCCATGGAATTGCTTGTTTCCCCTGAAGATACTTTACTTGATGTATTAAGGGATCAACTGGGTTTAACCGGAACTAAAAAGGGTTGCGGCAAAGGAGAATGTGGGGCCTGTACCGTTATAATGAATGGTAAAAGTGTAAATTCCTGCATAGTCCCGGCTTTACAGGCAATGGATAGCGAGGTGGAAACCATTGAAGGTATCGGTACTTCAGAAAAACTGCACCCGTTGCAGGAAACCTTTATTGACCATGGCGCTATTCAATGTGGTTTTTGTACCCCTGGTATGATCATGTCGGCTAAAGCTCTATTGGATCAAAACTTAGCTCCAACCCGTACAGAAATCAAAGAGGCCATTGCGGGAAATATTTGCCGATGCACTGGCTATGTAAAAATTGAAGAGGCCGTACAGTCTGCCGCTGAGATAATGAAAAACAATAAAGAACAGTAA
- a CDS encoding xanthine dehydrogenase family protein molybdopterin-binding subunit — translation MKKDYAVVGKSVRRLDAMEKAMGKATFTTDIKLPGMLYGKVLRSPHPHARIVKIDTSKAEALPGVKAVATYLNTPRVKFNTSATSTFTIPPLQPVEDQYIFDSVVRYVGDEVAAVAAVSKSIAQEALGLIEVEYELLPTVFDPLEAMKDDAPVIHESEAGKNIPGEKIHIEMGDVEKGFNEADYVFEHTFKLPVQKQAQMETQAAVAQVAVDGKVTVWSTTQTPHPSRRILATIFGIPYSKVRVLNPPYIGGGFGVRIGLSAKAEPIALALAMLAKQPVKVVYDRKEDFIASDTRHAGYVTVKTGVNKDGTFNARKITAILNSGAYCSWSAEAPGVLGAMGLSIYYCPNQLYDGHSVYTNTTPAGAMRGFGNPQAMFAVDSQVDIIAESLSMDPLELRRKNMMRTGQPWVLPYPCLSSGLEECMDRGAKEIGWERRTKLSKDGTKRRGMGMAIGTHVSNAWPFCGDYSNAYVTVQQDGSVHVASGVPDMGTGTMTTLSQMAAEILGVTIDQVGITIADTESTPFEIGSHASRTCYASGTAVVAAAQDARKQVVEYAGKMLNVNPDELDIEEGIIYSTLNEEIRVPLGTVAIEAHLHGLQFIGVGKIIPQNAPPYLAHFAEVEVDTETGKVSIIKLVAAHDVGKAIHPIIVEGQLEGGLAMGVGYALSEEIKYDSKGKQLNDGFHKYMLPTAMDIPEMKAIIVEAEDPTGPFGAKGVGETGLVATAAAIANAVYEAIGIRFFEIPLTEERVYKALKERK, via the coding sequence GTGAAAAAAGATTATGCTGTGGTTGGAAAAAGCGTTCGTCGGTTAGACGCAATGGAAAAGGCCATGGGGAAAGCGACCTTTACCACTGATATAAAATTACCTGGTATGTTATACGGCAAGGTTTTACGAAGTCCGCATCCCCACGCAAGGATTGTCAAGATTGATACCAGCAAAGCGGAGGCCCTGCCGGGGGTAAAGGCTGTGGCTACTTATCTTAATACCCCTCGGGTAAAATTTAATACTTCGGCTACTTCCACTTTCACCATTCCGCCCTTGCAGCCTGTGGAAGACCAATATATATTTGATTCTGTGGTTCGCTATGTGGGGGATGAAGTTGCTGCAGTGGCGGCTGTTTCCAAAAGTATAGCCCAGGAAGCCTTAGGATTAATTGAAGTGGAATATGAATTATTACCCACTGTATTTGACCCCTTAGAGGCTATGAAGGATGATGCTCCGGTTATTCACGAATCTGAGGCCGGCAAGAATATTCCCGGGGAGAAAATTCATATAGAAATGGGTGATGTCGAAAAGGGTTTTAACGAAGCCGATTATGTTTTTGAGCATACCTTTAAACTGCCAGTGCAAAAGCAGGCACAAATGGAGACCCAGGCGGCAGTGGCCCAGGTTGCTGTGGATGGTAAGGTAACGGTATGGTCTACCACCCAAACTCCCCACCCCTCCAGAAGAATTTTAGCAACCATTTTTGGTATACCCTACAGTAAAGTTCGTGTATTGAACCCACCTTATATTGGCGGCGGTTTTGGCGTTCGTATCGGATTGTCCGCCAAGGCCGAACCCATAGCCCTGGCTCTGGCCATGCTGGCTAAACAACCGGTTAAAGTGGTATACGACCGTAAGGAAGACTTTATTGCTTCAGATACACGGCATGCAGGTTATGTAACTGTTAAAACAGGGGTTAACAAGGATGGAACCTTTAATGCTCGCAAAATAACTGCCATCCTTAATTCTGGTGCCTATTGCAGTTGGAGTGCAGAAGCTCCCGGGGTTCTTGGCGCTATGGGTCTTTCTATCTACTATTGCCCGAACCAACTATATGATGGTCATAGTGTATACACCAATACCACTCCTGCTGGAGCCATGCGGGGTTTTGGCAACCCACAGGCCATGTTTGCTGTGGATTCCCAGGTGGATATTATTGCTGAGTCCCTTTCAATGGACCCCTTAGAACTAAGACGGAAAAACATGATGCGGACTGGCCAGCCATGGGTGTTGCCCTATCCCTGCTTGAGTTCCGGCTTGGAAGAGTGCATGGACCGGGGAGCTAAGGAAATTGGTTGGGAGCGCAGAACCAAGCTAAGCAAGGACGGTACTAAGCGGAGGGGAATGGGTATGGCCATTGGTACCCACGTATCCAATGCTTGGCCCTTCTGCGGGGACTATTCCAATGCCTATGTAACAGTGCAACAGGATGGTTCTGTTCATGTAGCCAGCGGGGTGCCGGACATGGGTACTGGAACCATGACCACCCTTAGCCAGATGGCTGCAGAAATATTAGGGGTCACCATTGATCAAGTGGGCATTACCATTGCTGATACGGAGTCCACTCCCTTTGAGATTGGTAGTCACGCCAGCCGTACCTGTTATGCATCCGGTACAGCGGTGGTGGCTGCTGCCCAGGATGCCAGAAAACAAGTGGTTGAATATGCTGGCAAGATGCTGAATGTAAATCCAGACGAGTTGGATATTGAAGAAGGTATTATTTATTCAACCCTCAATGAGGAAATTCGAGTTCCTCTGGGTACAGTAGCAATTGAAGCCCACCTGCATGGTCTACAGTTTATTGGGGTAGGTAAAATTATACCGCAGAATGCTCCTCCCTACCTGGCCCACTTTGCCGAAGTTGAGGTCGATACCGAAACAGGAAAAGTAAGTATAATTAAGCTGGTTGCTGCTCACGATGTAGGAAAAGCCATACACCCCATTATTGTGGAGGGGCAATTGGAGGGCGGACTGGCAATGGGTGTTGGCTACGCTCTCAGTGAGGAGATTAAGTATGATAGCAAAGGGAAACAGTTAAATGATGGCTTTCATAAATACATGCTACCCACAGCCATGGATATTCCAGAAATGAAGGCCATTATTGTAGAGGCTGAAGATCCCACAGGTCCCTTTGGTGCTAAGGGCGTTGGGGAAACTGGACTGGTGGCGACTGCTGCTGCCATTGCCAATGCAGTATACGAAGCCATTGGAATCCGGTTCTTTGAAATACCCTTAACTGAGGAGCGGGTTTACAAGGCTCTAAAAGAACGCAAATAG
- a CDS encoding DMT family transporter has protein sequence MKEHYVGAFYLSLAASIWGGMYVVSKFALDTIPPFTLLFIRYLIASGLLLAILYFKGAQLIPRQQRNLVFQIGFVGYFLSIAAQFIGTKLSSAHMGAVITTLSPVFLSAFAIPLLKEKITLKQVVSIAIAFIGVLVVVGMPGSQGPDKTIIGKLFLLEAALFWGYYSVISRKISTIYTPLQITTWGILIATVLTFPCIFFERNIWSFEDLIQLPMVLSILYIAIISTALAFFSWNKGLSMLPSHQAGLFFFFQPVVGTLLGLLFLQEQLSNTFFLGSFFIILGVYYNMRGNTSQTVNTIKTTSSD, from the coding sequence TTGAAAGAGCATTATGTAGGGGCCTTTTACTTATCGCTGGCTGCCAGTATTTGGGGAGGCATGTATGTTGTTAGCAAATTCGCCCTTGATACAATACCACCCTTTACATTACTTTTTATCCGTTATCTGATTGCATCCGGTCTATTGTTGGCAATTCTCTATTTCAAAGGGGCTCAATTGATCCCCCGCCAACAGAGAAACCTGGTCTTTCAGATAGGATTTGTTGGTTATTTTCTATCCATTGCCGCTCAATTTATCGGTACAAAATTATCTTCAGCCCACATGGGTGCAGTAATAACAACCTTATCACCAGTCTTCTTATCCGCCTTTGCCATTCCTTTATTGAAAGAAAAGATTACCCTCAAGCAGGTGGTTTCCATTGCCATTGCCTTTATCGGTGTGCTGGTGGTTGTTGGTATGCCCGGTTCACAGGGTCCAGATAAAACTATTATAGGAAAACTGTTTTTACTGGAGGCAGCACTTTTCTGGGGTTATTATTCGGTGATCTCTAGAAAGATTTCCACCATCTATACACCCCTACAGATCACCACCTGGGGCATTCTAATTGCTACTGTCCTGACTTTTCCCTGTATTTTTTTTGAACGTAACATATGGTCCTTTGAGGATTTGATTCAACTCCCCATGGTGCTAAGCATCTTGTATATTGCTATCATTTCTACTGCCTTAGCATTTTTTAGTTGGAACAAAGGTCTATCCATGCTACCTTCTCACCAAGCAGGATTGTTTTTCTTCTTTCAACCGGTGGTAGGCACACTGCTGGGTTTGCTGTTCTTACAAGAACAACTAAGCAATACTTTCTTTCTTGGCAGCTTTTTTATCATTTTGGGGGTTTACTATAATATGAGGGGAAACACTTCCCAAACCGTAAATACCATAAAAACAACCTCTTCCGATTAG
- a CDS encoding helix-turn-helix transcriptional regulator: MDELRNILCERRIYTNSCLSHAHSFGQLLLPLQGTLFIETNLHRVRLDNKHLFFLPPGDNHTFYSKDKNEFLVLDIPASLLPEQNYKNMDGGVYLPLDQRWESLRFLFLSETGAHSKPNPSLHDLFRYASRLLYNFDQPVSIQYVQNHYQEKISLEYLAALEHYNPSYYCQWFQKKTGLSPLAFIQKLRLEKAKYLLINTDFSLLRIAQEVGYEQQSSLARLFRQKEGMSASDYRKAFQR; encoded by the coding sequence ATGGACGAGTTAAGAAATATTTTGTGTGAAAGACGAATTTACACCAATTCTTGTCTTAGCCATGCCCACTCCTTTGGCCAATTGCTGTTGCCCCTACAAGGAACTCTATTTATTGAGACTAACTTACACAGAGTAAGACTTGATAACAAGCACTTATTCTTTTTACCACCTGGAGATAACCACACCTTCTATTCCAAGGACAAGAATGAATTTCTTGTCCTGGATATTCCCGCATCATTATTACCAGAACAAAACTATAAAAATATGGATGGTGGGGTTTATTTACCTTTGGACCAGCGTTGGGAATCTCTTCGGTTTTTATTTTTAAGTGAAACAGGAGCGCATTCTAAACCAAATCCATCCCTTCATGATTTGTTCAGATATGCCTCCCGTCTTTTATACAATTTTGATCAACCAGTATCCATCCAATATGTGCAAAACCATTACCAGGAAAAAATATCTCTGGAGTATTTGGCGGCACTGGAACATTATAACCCGTCTTATTACTGTCAATGGTTTCAGAAAAAAACAGGACTTTCACCGCTTGCCTTTATTCAGAAACTCCGTTTAGAAAAAGCTAAATACCTTTTAATCAATACTGACTTCTCTTTATTAAGAATTGCTCAGGAGGTTGGCTATGAACAGCAATCTTCTTTGGCGAGGTTGTTCAGGCAAAAAGAAGGTATGTCCGCCTCGGACTATCGAAAAGCTTTCCAAAGATAA
- a CDS encoding twin-arginine translocase TatA/TatE family subunit, giving the protein MYGALQPTHLLLILFIVLIIFGPGKMVGMGKKLGETVREFKNEVTVEDDQEKKNENS; this is encoded by the coding sequence ATGTATGGAGCCCTGCAACCTACTCACTTACTACTAATTTTATTTATTGTTCTGATTATTTTTGGGCCTGGCAAAATGGTCGGTATGGGAAAAAAACTGGGTGAAACTGTACGCGAATTCAAAAATGAGGTTACGGTAGAGGACGATCAGGAGAAAAAGAACGAGAACAGTTAA
- a CDS encoding HPP family protein: MLQSLTARDVMIPLSDYATVSADDSIRHAIYTLRISIYRDKSGAFHGHRALIVLDNKGNVSGILTLLDLLKAVGLKDHYNDPWVKSASWSWFFINRIHESEGIKVKDIMRPIFLGTVDTQQPIQEVIRKMLLQEENLIPVLENHVPIGVIRTIDLFWLLGNLL; the protein is encoded by the coding sequence ATGCTGCAGAGTTTAACTGCCCGTGATGTTATGATCCCGTTAAGTGATTACGCCACGGTCTCAGCGGATGATTCTATTCGCCATGCCATTTACACCTTGAGAATTTCCATCTACCGCGATAAGTCTGGGGCCTTTCATGGTCATCGAGCCCTGATTGTACTGGATAATAAGGGTAATGTGAGTGGAATATTAACCTTATTAGATCTTTTAAAGGCAGTGGGACTTAAAGATCATTACAATGATCCTTGGGTTAAATCTGCCTCCTGGAGTTGGTTTTTTATTAATCGGATCCATGAATCTGAGGGTATTAAGGTAAAGGACATCATGCGACCCATTTTTCTAGGTACTGTAGACACCCAGCAACCAATCCAAGAGGTTATTAGGAAGATGCTTTTGCAAGAGGAGAACCTGATCCCGGTACTGGAAAACCATGTTCCCATTGGGGTTATTCGAACCATTGATTTGTTCTGGTTGCTGGGAAACCTACTATAA
- a CDS encoding sigma-54-dependent transcriptional regulator: MIPRILVIDDEERMCWALERALGHEGYQVITATRGLRGIELAHETEPSLVILDLKMPDITGIEVLKKIKSINSNIPVIMITAHGTIETAIEAMKFGATDYITKPFKLDELKVQVKQALHLSNLENQVDFLRQELGKKYGKMVGQSDAIKEVSLLIRQVAKTNATVLITGESGTGKEVAAVEIHKSSKRADRPFVAVNCAALPEQLLESELFGHEKGAFTGATSKKKGRFEIADRGTIFLDEIGEMPISMQVKLLRVLQERCFERLGGTETIQVDVRVIAATNSELSSAIAKGTFREDLYYRLNVMRINLPPLRSRKEDISLLVNHFLSKFDPSRSKKISPEAMKILNNYHWPGNIRELQNAIERALIVCQGSEIQPVHLPRELLDSLKENADPILNLPESGFSLEELEKHLIIKALEKHNYNQTKAAKYLGISRPTLLYRMQKYGIKL, from the coding sequence TTGATACCACGAATTCTGGTCATTGATGATGAAGAAAGAATGTGCTGGGCCCTTGAGAGGGCATTAGGCCATGAAGGATACCAAGTGATAACAGCTACCCGGGGTCTTCGGGGTATTGAGTTAGCCCATGAAACTGAACCTTCATTGGTAATTCTGGATTTAAAGATGCCGGACATCACAGGTATTGAGGTATTAAAAAAGATTAAAAGTATCAACTCTAATATCCCTGTGATCATGATTACTGCTCACGGCACAATTGAAACCGCCATCGAAGCCATGAAATTCGGTGCCACTGATTATATCACCAAACCATTTAAGCTGGATGAACTAAAAGTTCAAGTTAAACAGGCCCTCCATCTATCCAATTTAGAAAATCAGGTTGATTTTTTACGACAGGAACTGGGTAAAAAATATGGTAAAATGGTGGGTCAGAGTGATGCAATAAAAGAGGTTTCCCTGTTAATCCGACAGGTAGCCAAAACCAATGCCACTGTTCTTATTACCGGGGAAAGTGGTACTGGCAAAGAAGTGGCAGCGGTAGAAATACATAAATCCAGCAAACGAGCCGACAGGCCCTTTGTGGCAGTCAATTGCGCAGCTCTACCGGAACAACTTCTGGAAAGTGAATTGTTTGGGCATGAAAAAGGGGCCTTTACTGGTGCCACAAGCAAAAAGAAAGGTCGCTTTGAAATTGCGGATAGGGGGACTATTTTTTTAGATGAGATTGGAGAAATGCCCATCAGCATGCAGGTTAAGTTGCTGCGGGTTCTGCAGGAAAGATGTTTTGAAAGACTGGGAGGTACCGAGACCATTCAAGTGGATGTACGAGTAATTGCTGCCACCAACTCGGAGTTATCCTCTGCCATTGCCAAGGGAACCTTTCGGGAGGATTTATATTATCGGTTAAACGTCATGCGAATTAACCTCCCTCCATTGCGTTCCCGCAAAGAAGACATCTCTTTATTGGTAAATCATTTTCTAAGTAAGTTTGATCCTTCCCGAAGTAAAAAAATATCACCGGAGGCAATGAAGATTTTAAATAACTACCACTGGCCTGGTAATATTCGAGAACTTCAAAATGCCATTGAAAGAGCTCTGATTGTTTGTCAAGGTTCAGAAATCCAACCTGTACATCTGCCCAGGGAGTTATTGGATAGTTTAAAGGAAAATGCAGACCCCATTTTAAATCTCCCGGAAAGTGGGTTCTCCCTTGAAGAGTTAGAAAAACATCTTATCATAAAAGCATTGGAAAAACATAACTATAATCAGACAAAGGCTGCAAAATATTTGGGAATTTCTCGTCCTACGTTACTTTACCGAATGCAAAAATACGGTATTAAGTTATAG